A genomic segment from Streptomyces sp. NBC_01233 encodes:
- a CDS encoding nitroreductase/quinone reductase family protein — translation MHALDVDWEHPTDPRPGPRLDHVRAYVTTAGADGHLWHGVPTLLLTTVDRATGRTVRTPLIYGEDAGRFIVLAAGHGAPDHPHWYRNLTAHPEVRLQVGAATVKATARTATPEERETYWDMMTALWPPFEDDQRAARPREIPLVILEG, via the coding sequence ATGCACGCACTCGATGTCGACTGGGAACACCCCACGGACCCGCGACCCGGCCCACGGCTCGACCACGTCCGCGCGTACGTGACCACCGCGGGCGCCGACGGGCACCTGTGGCACGGCGTTCCCACCCTGCTGCTCACCACGGTGGACCGTGCCACCGGCCGCACCGTCCGCACCCCGCTGATCTACGGCGAGGACGCGGGCCGCTTCATCGTCCTGGCCGCCGGCCACGGGGCCCCGGACCACCCCCACTGGTACCGGAACCTCACGGCCCACCCGGAGGTCCGCCTGCAGGTCGGGGCCGCCACCGTGAAGGCGACGGCGCGCACGGCCACGCCCGAGGAGCGGGAGACGTACTGGGACATGATGACGGCCCTCTGGCCCCCGTTCGAGGACGACCAGAGGGCCGCCCGGCCGCGCGAGATCCCTCTGGTGATCCTGGAGGGGTAG
- a CDS encoding carbohydrate-binding protein produces the protein MLKRHARAACTALAAAGLLLAGTSGATADSAPAAPSAATTLRPADAPPELLAAMQRDLGLTPTQAKARLAHEAEAGATAARLRMRLGAAFAGAWVDGVDAATLTVATTRAADTAAIRATGATAKLVARTLADLDSAKAALDGAATADTPVRYVDPRSNTLVVEEAEPGAAARLLAATGTDAALVTVVRTAEAPRPLYDLRGGDAYYMNGSGRCSVGFPVTKGTANGFATAGHCGRAGTTTSGFNQVAQGSFQASVFPGNDMAWVAANAQWASTPYVKGSGGANVQVTGSVLQPVGASVCRSGSTTGWHCGTIQQHNTSVTYPEGTISGVTRTTVCAEPGDSGGSYISGSQAQGVTSGGSGNCSSGGTTFFQPLNPILSAYGLTLKVTGSDPGPGPGEPEPGGTWKAGTVYAAGATVTHGGASYRCIQGHQAQTGWEPPNVPALWQRL, from the coding sequence ATGCTCAAGCGACACGCCCGCGCGGCGTGTACCGCCCTGGCCGCCGCCGGGCTGCTGCTGGCCGGGACGAGCGGCGCCACCGCCGACTCCGCCCCCGCCGCCCCCTCGGCGGCGACGACCCTGCGCCCCGCCGACGCCCCGCCCGAGCTGCTCGCCGCCATGCAGCGCGACCTCGGCCTGACCCCCACGCAGGCCAAGGCCCGACTCGCACACGAGGCCGAGGCGGGGGCCACCGCCGCCCGGCTGCGGATGCGGCTCGGCGCCGCCTTCGCCGGGGCCTGGGTGGACGGGGTCGACGCCGCCACCCTCACCGTCGCCACCACCCGCGCCGCCGACACCGCCGCGATACGGGCCACCGGGGCCACGGCGAAACTCGTCGCCCGCACCCTGGCCGACCTGGACTCCGCCAAGGCCGCCCTGGACGGGGCGGCCACCGCCGACACCCCCGTGCGGTACGTCGACCCGCGCTCCAACACCCTCGTCGTCGAGGAGGCCGAGCCGGGAGCGGCCGCGCGGCTGCTGGCCGCCACCGGGACCGACGCGGCCCTGGTCACGGTGGTCCGTACGGCCGAGGCCCCGCGTCCCCTCTACGACCTGCGCGGCGGGGACGCCTACTACATGAACGGCAGCGGCCGCTGCTCCGTGGGCTTCCCGGTCACCAAGGGGACCGCCAACGGCTTCGCCACCGCCGGGCACTGCGGGCGCGCCGGCACCACCACCAGCGGCTTCAACCAGGTCGCGCAGGGTTCCTTCCAGGCCTCCGTCTTCCCCGGCAACGACATGGCCTGGGTGGCCGCCAACGCCCAGTGGGCCTCGACCCCGTACGTGAAGGGCAGCGGGGGTGCGAACGTACAGGTCACGGGCTCGGTGCTGCAGCCGGTCGGGGCCTCGGTGTGCCGTTCCGGCTCGACCACCGGCTGGCACTGCGGCACGATCCAGCAGCACAACACCAGCGTCACCTACCCCGAGGGCACCATCTCCGGCGTGACCCGTACGACGGTCTGCGCCGAGCCGGGCGACTCCGGCGGCTCCTACATCTCCGGGAGCCAGGCCCAGGGCGTGACCTCGGGCGGTTCCGGCAACTGCTCCAGCGGCGGGACCACCTTCTTCCAGCCGCTGAACCCGATCCTGTCGGCGTACGGACTGACCCTCAAGGTCACCGGCAGCGACCCGGGCCCCGGCCCCGGTGAGCCCGAGCCGGGAGGCACCTGGAAGGCGGGCACCGTCTACGCGGCCGGCGCCACCGTCACCCACGGCGGCGCGAGCTACCGCTGCATCCAGGGGCACCAGGCGCAGACGGGCTGGGAGCCACCGAACGTCCCGGCGCTCTGGCAGCGCCTGTAG